Proteins from one bacterium genomic window:
- a CDS encoding HAMP domain-containing histidine kinase — MSWTHATRRTPARGFDWGFSPPLTDEEGAMEMEKPVKRSRRGKRKRRGPRREGGSSSRLRLDGRVGHPRELRDEAGDTLAEMDETLLTEDERAYRDARRRADEKVALSRELARAGLITVPLLLFLFPAGVVALIYFSLKLGRRAFRAFYEPQLHARFLQEEVDRRVRTNVSSERRELEGEHHRSLEKLSASIAHEIRNPITAAKSLVQQMGEDAGDVDQEEYARVAVAELERVERSISHLLRFAREEETRVADVVMEDVLESALETFRDRAARSGIEIVRQFDAAGGMEGDAEQLRRVVINLVTNAIDALEEGGVPRPEVRVSMGENLAGTEVWLRIADNARGIDDETRERMFDPFYTSRENGTGLGLALCRKIVDVHGGSIELDSAPGEGTEFVLTFPRGRRASEGGA; from the coding sequence ATGAGCTGGACACACGCGACGAGACGAACGCCGGCGAGGGGTTTCGACTGGGGCTTCTCGCCGCCCCTGACCGACGAGGAGGGGGCGATGGAGATGGAGAAGCCCGTGAAACGTTCGCGTCGCGGAAAGCGGAAGCGCCGCGGGCCGCGTCGCGAGGGCGGATCGTCTTCGCGACTGCGCCTGGACGGCCGCGTCGGCCACCCGCGTGAGCTTCGCGACGAGGCCGGCGATACGCTCGCCGAGATGGACGAGACGCTCCTCACCGAGGACGAACGGGCCTATCGCGATGCCCGCCGTCGCGCCGACGAGAAGGTCGCGCTCTCGCGGGAGCTGGCGCGGGCGGGACTGATCACGGTCCCGTTGCTGCTCTTCCTCTTCCCCGCCGGCGTCGTCGCGCTGATCTACTTCAGCCTGAAGCTCGGACGCCGGGCCTTCCGGGCCTTCTACGAGCCCCAGCTGCACGCGCGCTTCCTCCAGGAAGAGGTCGACCGACGGGTCCGCACGAACGTCTCCTCCGAGCGCCGGGAGCTCGAAGGGGAGCATCACCGATCCCTCGAGAAACTCTCCGCCTCGATCGCCCACGAGATCCGCAACCCGATCACCGCCGCCAAGAGCCTCGTCCAGCAGATGGGCGAGGACGCCGGCGACGTCGATCAGGAGGAATACGCGCGGGTCGCGGTCGCGGAGCTCGAGCGGGTCGAGCGATCGATCTCGCATCTGCTCCGCTTCGCGCGCGAAGAGGAGACGCGGGTCGCCGACGTCGTGATGGAGGACGTGCTCGAGTCGGCCCTCGAGACCTTCCGGGATCGCGCCGCGCGAAGTGGGATCGAGATCGTTCGGCAGTTCGATGCCGCGGGTGGCATGGAGGGCGACGCGGAGCAGCTGCGACGGGTCGTGATCAATCTCGTGACGAACGCGATCGATGCACTCGAGGAGGGCGGCGTGCCGAGGCCGGAAGTGCGGGTGTCGATGGGCGAGAACCTCGCCGGGACCGAGGTCTGGCTCCGGATCGCCGACAACGCACGCGGGATCGACGACGAGACCCGCGAGCGGATGTTCGATCCCTTCTACACGTCCCGCGAGAACGGGACCGGACTCGGCCTCGCGCTCTGTCGCAAGATCGTCGACGTCCACGGCGGATCGATCGAGCTCGACTCGGCACCCGGCGAAGGCACGGAGTTCGTTCTGACCTTTCCGCGCGGGCGACGCGCGAGCGAAGGGGGGGCGTGA
- the rpmB gene encoding 50S ribosomal protein L28 translates to MARVCALTGKKVQYGHNVSHSKRATNRRFEPNIQKVRLQSEALGQRVSLNIATRTLRSVQKKGGLDAYLLGTDDLKLQPGAVRLKNKIRRKLSGR, encoded by the coding sequence ATGGCGCGCGTTTGTGCATTGACGGGCAAGAAGGTCCAGTACGGACACAACGTCTCCCACTCCAAGCGGGCGACCAATCGACGCTTCGAGCCGAACATCCAGAAGGTGCGGCTCCAGTCCGAGGCCCTCGGTCAGCGCGTTTCGCTGAACATCGCGACCCGCACGCTTCGCTCGGTCCAGAAGAAGGGCGGCCTCGACGCCTACCTCCTCGGGACCGACGACCTGAAGCTGCAGCCCGGCGCGGTCCGCCTGAAGAACAAGATCCGGCGGAAGCTGAGCGGGCGCTAG
- a CDS encoding sigma-54 dependent transcriptional regulator yields MAEKILVVEDEHAIRLALKGLLKREGHEVELAADGEVATSLLRDHAFDLVITDLALGRGASGMDVLRVAKEERPETAVVMITAHGSEKIAVEAMKSGADDYVPKPFDNDELRVVVARSLERHRLERENRQLRERLEREFGFDQLIGSGTPMRRVFETIKKVAETDLSVLIRGESGTGKELVAQALHESSRRRGQPFVAVNCAAINRELVESELFGHEKGAFTGADARRIGRFEAADGGTIFLDEIGDMAPETQAKVLRVLEERKLERVGSTETIEVDVRVVSATHRDLEELAREGAFREDLYYRLKVVEIELPPLRERIEDLAALSDRFLGQVAERLDRDKKALSEEALARLSRHEWPGNVRELRNVLERAAVLAAGPEISEADLSLGFSSDGELDEVASESPDLDIPFSEAKKQTVERFERRYLSEALREHEGNVSRTANAIGMVRQSLQQKIRELGLKADEFRKRR; encoded by the coding sequence ATGGCGGAGAAGATCCTCGTCGTCGAAGACGAACACGCGATCCGGCTGGCGCTCAAGGGGCTCCTGAAGCGGGAGGGCCACGAGGTCGAGCTCGCAGCGGACGGCGAGGTCGCGACCTCGCTCCTGCGCGATCACGCCTTCGACCTCGTGATCACCGATCTCGCCCTCGGGCGCGGCGCCTCGGGGATGGACGTCCTTCGCGTCGCCAAGGAGGAGCGTCCCGAGACGGCGGTCGTGATGATCACCGCCCACGGAAGCGAGAAGATCGCCGTCGAGGCGATGAAGTCCGGCGCCGACGACTACGTGCCCAAGCCCTTCGACAACGACGAGCTTCGCGTGGTGGTCGCGCGCTCTCTCGAACGCCACCGACTCGAGCGCGAGAATCGCCAGCTGCGCGAACGCCTCGAGCGGGAGTTCGGATTCGATCAGCTGATCGGCTCCGGGACGCCGATGCGGCGTGTCTTCGAGACGATCAAGAAAGTCGCCGAGACCGATCTCTCCGTCCTGATCCGGGGCGAGAGCGGGACGGGCAAGGAGCTCGTCGCACAGGCGCTCCACGAATCGAGCCGCCGAAGGGGGCAGCCCTTCGTCGCCGTGAACTGCGCCGCGATCAACAGGGAGCTCGTCGAGAGCGAGCTCTTCGGACACGAGAAGGGCGCGTTCACCGGCGCCGACGCCCGCCGCATCGGGCGCTTCGAAGCCGCCGACGGCGGGACGATCTTCCTCGACGAGATCGGCGACATGGCACCCGAGACCCAGGCCAAGGTCCTGCGCGTCCTCGAAGAGCGGAAGCTCGAACGCGTCGGTTCGACCGAGACGATCGAGGTCGACGTCCGGGTCGTCTCCGCGACCCACCGCGACCTCGAGGAGCTCGCGCGGGAAGGCGCCTTCCGGGAGGACCTCTACTACCGGCTGAAGGTCGTCGAGATCGAGCTGCCGCCTCTCCGCGAGCGGATCGAGGACCTGGCCGCGCTCTCGGATCGTTTCCTGGGGCAGGTCGCCGAGCGTCTGGATCGCGACAAGAAGGCGCTCTCCGAAGAGGCGCTGGCCCGCCTCTCGCGCCACGAATGGCCGGGCAACGTCCGTGAGCTCCGCAACGTCCTGGAGCGGGCGGCGGTCCTGGCCGCCGGACCGGAGATCTCGGAGGCCGATCTCTCTCTGGGCTTCTCTTCGGACGGCGAGCTCGACGAGGTTGCGAGTGAATCGCCGGACCTCGACATCCCCTTCTCCGAAGCGAAGAAGCAGACCGTCGAACGCTTCGAGCGGCGATACCTCTCCGAGGCGCTGCGGGAGCACGAGGGCAACGTCAGCCGGACCGCGAACGCGATCGGCATGGTCCGGCAGAGCCTTCAGCAGAAGATCCGGGAGCTCGGCCTGAAGGCCGACGAGTTCCGCAAGCGCCGCTAG
- a CDS encoding PspA/IM30 family protein, with protein sequence MSNDGRNQRINEAGWTGEEDEMENGKPGMFARMRSLFRGIFGSWVREKEQEKPEVVYEQAIAERVRQYRELKDAVAGILYMRNKLESEIADRRAEIARLHDDVRRAVRRGQEETSLSLIAHKQALFEELERAEQELEQVRVQAEEAKTNLVRFREEIRALVREKGRMLATLANARARRRLQAAIEGLSVDAEMDALENVREHISRMVLQGEVNKELGEDGDAFRVQLRGFRDEARRESARSELESLKKELLPPPSIPASVVSKSEAPATPVPAAS encoded by the coding sequence GTGTCGAACGATGGACGAAATCAACGAATCAACGAAGCCGGGTGGACCGGCGAGGAGGACGAGATGGAGAACGGCAAGCCGGGAATGTTCGCGCGCATGCGCAGCCTCTTCCGCGGGATCTTCGGATCCTGGGTCCGGGAGAAGGAGCAGGAGAAGCCCGAGGTCGTCTACGAGCAGGCGATCGCCGAGCGGGTCCGCCAGTACCGCGAGCTCAAGGACGCGGTCGCGGGCATCCTCTACATGCGAAACAAGCTCGAGAGCGAGATCGCGGATCGTCGCGCGGAGATCGCGCGGCTCCACGACGACGTGCGTCGGGCGGTCCGTCGCGGTCAGGAGGAGACGTCGCTCTCGCTGATCGCCCACAAGCAGGCGCTCTTCGAAGAGCTCGAGCGCGCCGAGCAGGAGCTCGAACAGGTGCGGGTCCAGGCCGAGGAGGCCAAGACCAACCTCGTGCGGTTCCGCGAGGAGATCCGGGCCCTCGTCCGGGAGAAGGGGCGGATGCTCGCCACCCTCGCGAACGCCCGGGCGCGCCGGCGGCTGCAGGCCGCGATCGAGGGGCTCTCGGTCGACGCCGAGATGGACGCCCTCGAGAACGTGCGGGAGCACATCTCGCGGATGGTCCTGCAGGGCGAGGTCAACAAGGAGCTCGGCGAGGACGGGGATGCGTTCCGGGTCCAGCTCCGCGGCTTCCGGGACGAGGCCCGGCGCGAGTCGGCCCGGTCCGAGCTCGAGAGCCTCAAGAAGGAGCTGCTCCCGCCGCCTTCGATCCCGGCCTCGGTCGTGTCGAAGAGCGAGGCACCGGCGACGCCGGTCCCCGCGGCGAGCTGA